Proteins found in one Oribacterium sp. oral taxon 102 genomic segment:
- the aroE gene encoding shikimate dehydrogenase has protein sequence MDITGKTRLICLLGSPVEHSLSPQMHNLAFQTLGLPYSYMAFDLREKALPEVLRAFRSMGVRGCNLTMPLKNAVLPFCDSLSPAAALSGAVNTLVFEPDGSLHGYTTDGAGFLRALTASGIPYRGRKLVLLGTGGAGMAILVQAALSGAGEIAVFVREGSRFRARAEACLRALSARSGTRLSLHFYETAGALAHELETAALLVNASNVGMEPNTEACLLPDASLLHTGLAVADVIYSPRRTRLLRMAEERGLPCMNGLSMLLYQGAEAFRLWTGEEMPVELIDERYFRNTGEIPGTRRL, from the coding sequence ATGGATATCACAGGAAAAACCAGACTGATCTGCCTGCTGGGCTCCCCGGTAGAGCACAGTCTCTCTCCACAGATGCATAATCTCGCCTTTCAAACACTGGGGCTCCCCTACAGCTATATGGCATTTGACCTTCGGGAGAAGGCGCTTCCGGAGGTGCTTCGGGCATTCCGGAGCATGGGTGTACGGGGCTGTAATCTGACGATGCCGCTGAAAAATGCAGTGCTTCCGTTTTGTGACAGTCTCTCTCCCGCGGCGGCGCTCTCCGGCGCAGTCAATACGCTGGTCTTCGAGCCGGATGGCAGCCTGCACGGGTATACGACGGACGGCGCGGGTTTTCTCCGGGCGCTCACGGCGTCGGGAATACCGTATCGGGGCAGAAAGCTCGTGCTCCTTGGGACGGGCGGTGCGGGAATGGCGATCCTCGTACAGGCAGCGCTGTCCGGCGCGGGAGAGATCGCGGTATTCGTGCGGGAGGGAAGCCGCTTCCGTGCCCGTGCGGAGGCGTGTCTCCGTGCGCTTTCCGCGCGAAGCGGGACGAGGCTTTCTCTGCACTTCTATGAAACGGCGGGGGCGCTCGCACATGAACTCGAGACAGCGGCGCTTCTGGTTAACGCCTCCAATGTCGGTATGGAGCCGAATACCGAGGCCTGTCTGCTTCCGGACGCTTCCCTGCTCCATACGGGACTTGCGGTCGCAGATGTCATCTATTCCCCGCGGCGGACGAGGCTGCTCCGGATGGCGGAGGAGAGAGGTCTGCCATGCATGAACGGGCTTTCGATGCTGCTCTATCAGGGGGCGGAGGCATTCCGCCTCTGGACAGGGGAGGAAATGCCGGTGGAGCTGATAGATGAGCGTTATTTCCGGAATACGGGAGAGATCCCAGGTACACGCAGATTATAG
- a CDS encoding DUF5722 domain-containing protein — translation MNRIRSIQAVLLAAALSLSFGFPLHAADFYQTAATKKGILVNSEAELPQLVDLNVSQVILNFPLSYAYNEAHFAANEHFLQSLKSRGISITLIVLNDWGASVANPALLPVSSPAAGANYYAFNTLNEEGLRATREAASRIVNRLGSYVSSWVIGNEINDGQAWNYIGAMDIDSYAAHYAKAYRCWYDTIKGVNSLARVYIPFDFRWNHGAVNGSKYTVKELLPRLNALLRDTDYGIAWHAYPENFEDPVFTDDRLCTDDANTPYINLKNLSVLTSYLESTELRTLSGAVRSLSLTEQGFTSVSPAQGGERQDLQLQMIQEAYRIAAADPHVEAFMLNRLQDDAGLVAQSYAFGLLDLNGNPKAAYSMYRDIDS, via the coding sequence ATGAACCGTATCCGATCTATCCAAGCCGTGCTCCTCGCGGCAGCGCTCAGCCTTTCTTTCGGCTTCCCGCTCCATGCCGCGGACTTCTATCAGACAGCGGCTACGAAAAAGGGAATTCTCGTCAACAGCGAGGCGGAGCTCCCGCAGCTCGTCGATCTTAATGTCTCGCAGGTCATCCTGAACTTCCCGCTTTCCTATGCCTATAATGAAGCACACTTCGCCGCAAACGAGCACTTTCTGCAAAGCCTGAAGAGCCGCGGAATCAGCATTACCCTGATCGTGCTGAACGACTGGGGCGCGTCCGTCGCGAATCCGGCGCTGCTGCCCGTCTCCTCCCCTGCCGCAGGCGCCAACTACTACGCCTTCAACACATTAAATGAGGAGGGACTCCGCGCAACCCGCGAAGCCGCCTCCCGCATCGTTAACCGCCTCGGCTCCTATGTTTCGAGCTGGGTGATCGGCAATGAGATCAATGACGGGCAGGCATGGAACTATATCGGCGCGATGGATATCGACAGCTATGCCGCGCACTACGCGAAGGCGTATCGCTGCTGGTATGACACGATCAAGGGCGTTAATTCCCTCGCCCGGGTCTACATTCCCTTTGATTTCCGCTGGAATCATGGCGCGGTAAATGGCAGCAAGTACACGGTGAAGGAGCTGCTGCCTCGGCTGAATGCGCTCCTTCGGGATACCGATTACGGCATCGCATGGCACGCCTATCCGGAGAATTTCGAGGATCCGGTCTTTACCGACGACCGGCTCTGCACCGACGATGCCAACACTCCCTATATCAACCTGAAGAACCTCTCTGTCCTGACCTCTTATCTGGAAAGTACAGAGCTGCGAACCCTCTCCGGCGCGGTGCGTTCCCTCTCCCTCACAGAACAGGGCTTCACCTCTGTTTCCCCCGCGCAGGGCGGCGAGCGGCAGGATCTGCAGCTTCAGATGATTCAGGAGGCATACCGGATCGCCGCGGCAGATCCCCATGTGGAAGCCTTCATGCTGAACCGTCTCCAAGACGATGCCGGACTCGTCGCACAGAGCTATGCCTTCGGGCTTCTGGATCTGAACGGCAATCCCAAGGCAGCCTATTCGATGTACCGCGATATCGACAGCTAA
- a CDS encoding 3-hydroxyacyl-CoA dehydrogenase, which yields MDFNKVVVIGGGVLGVQIGLLSAYTGHDTTFLLRSEGSIGRTTPKIERYSGLILSALEQTKGLIGNPMGTYTYPKGLIRDWNSATLEEIDRLVGEAKRNFAEKVHIELDNAKALAGADIVIESMSEDPEAKIGIYRSIRDLMEEKTILCTNSSTMLPSRFAEYTGRPDRYLALHFANTIWKNNTAEIMGHAGTDPAVYERVVAFAQEINMIPLQLHKEQPGYILNSMLVPFLSAAQGLWANEVADPETIDLTWRLGTGAAAGPFQILDIVGLETAYNINQMKPDAKEEGSTINRIGKLLKEKIDRGETGVNAGKGFYDYGKK from the coding sequence ATGGATTTCAACAAGGTAGTGGTAATCGGCGGCGGTGTGCTGGGCGTACAGATCGGACTGCTCAGCGCTTACACAGGACATGATACGACCTTTCTGCTTCGCTCGGAGGGCTCGATCGGCAGGACGACGCCGAAGATCGAGAGATATTCCGGACTGATTCTCAGTGCACTGGAGCAGACAAAGGGTCTGATCGGGAATCCGATGGGAACCTATACCTATCCGAAGGGTTTGATTCGGGACTGGAACAGTGCTACTTTGGAGGAGATCGACCGTCTCGTCGGGGAGGCGAAGCGAAATTTCGCGGAGAAGGTACATATCGAGCTGGACAATGCCAAGGCGCTTGCCGGGGCAGATATCGTCATTGAATCCATGTCGGAGGATCCGGAGGCGAAGATCGGGATCTATCGTTCGATCCGCGACCTGATGGAGGAGAAGACCATTCTCTGCACGAATTCCTCCACAATGCTGCCAAGCAGGTTTGCAGAGTACACCGGCAGACCGGATCGCTATCTCGCACTGCATTTTGCGAATACGATCTGGAAGAATAATACTGCGGAGATCATGGGGCATGCCGGGACAGACCCTGCGGTTTATGAGCGTGTGGTGGCCTTCGCGCAGGAGATCAACATGATCCCGCTGCAGCTTCACAAGGAGCAGCCGGGCTATATCCTGAATTCCATGCTCGTGCCGTTTCTTTCCGCAGCGCAGGGGCTGTGGGCAAATGAGGTTGCAGACCCTGAGACCATCGATCTGACATGGAGGCTGGGAACCGGCGCAGCGGCAGGACCCTTCCAGATCCTCGACATCGTCGGACTGGAAACCGCCTACAATATCAACCAGATGAAGCCGGATGCCAAGGAGGAGGGCTCCACCATCAATCGGATCGGCAAGCTCCTGAAGGAAAAGATTGACAGAGGCGAGACCGGTGTCAATGCCGGCAAGGGCTTCTATGATTACGGCAAAAAATAA
- a CDS encoding tyrosine-type recombinase/integrase, giving the protein MATITKLPSGSYRIRKTYEGTAYSLVVDYPVKKKEADRLLNDLISREATSRNGRKTFQKAAEEYNAANDRLLSPSTLYEYQRIPGRLPETFRKKYIDKITQADVSSCMSGFTGVSPKYLKNIHAYISTVLGFFRPDFKLSTKLPPAVEKDFYAPEDADVKQILSRLKGSKYEIPFVLAALGLRRSEICAIDIKTDLSEDDILTIDKGKVRNQHPEDGDTWVIKKWTKTGYARKIQIPHYLAELIRSSGHAYSGSPGSLNKCLRRIQEELGIETFNLHMFRHYFVSQGASMHIPDRYLQQAGGWKTDRVMKRRYLQAQKSQAQIEGEKFVKHIGRMLE; this is encoded by the coding sequence ATGGCTACTATCACGAAGCTGCCGTCCGGAAGCTACCGGATCAGAAAGACCTACGAGGGCACCGCCTACTCGCTGGTTGTAGACTACCCTGTCAAGAAGAAAGAAGCGGACCGTCTGCTGAATGATCTTATCAGCAGGGAAGCCACATCCAGAAACGGGAGGAAGACCTTCCAGAAAGCCGCAGAAGAGTACAATGCGGCGAATGATAGGTTGCTCAGTCCCTCTACGCTGTACGAGTACCAGAGAATCCCCGGACGCCTTCCGGAGACATTCCGAAAGAAGTACATCGATAAGATTACACAGGCAGATGTCTCCTCCTGCATGTCCGGCTTCACCGGCGTAAGTCCGAAGTACCTGAAGAACATCCATGCCTACATCAGTACCGTACTGGGCTTTTTCCGCCCGGACTTCAAGCTGAGCACCAAGCTCCCTCCCGCTGTCGAGAAGGACTTTTACGCCCCGGAGGATGCGGACGTAAAACAGATCCTTTCCAGGCTGAAGGGCAGCAAGTACGAGATCCCCTTTGTTCTCGCAGCGCTCGGGCTCCGTCGCTCCGAAATTTGCGCCATTGATATCAAGACCGATCTGTCCGAGGATGACATCCTGACGATCGACAAGGGGAAGGTACGGAACCAGCATCCCGAAGACGGGGATACATGGGTCATAAAGAAATGGACGAAGACCGGCTACGCCCGAAAGATTCAGATCCCGCATTATCTGGCGGAGCTGATCCGAAGCTCAGGGCATGCCTACAGCGGAAGCCCCGGAAGCTTGAACAAGTGTCTGCGTCGGATCCAAGAGGAGCTTGGGATCGAGACTTTCAATCTGCACATGTTTCGCCACTACTTCGTCTCGCAGGGCGCATCCATGCACATACCAGACCGCTACCTACAGCAGGCGGGCGGCTGGAAAACGGATCGCGTAATGAAGCGCCGGTACCTCCAGGCGCAGAAGTCACAGGCACAGATTGAGGGAGAGAAGTTCGTGAAGCACATCGGAAGGATGCTTGAATAA
- a CDS encoding OB-fold protein, whose amino-acid sequence MKKKHTVRNIVIAVVALVIIVSSLGSKGSKDSGSQANTETTTVEETTAATIEYAPYNVSEMMSDLKANAMNASDKYKGQYIEVTGKLSNIDSSGKYIDLLPDEDFAMIGVQCYIKSDEQKDAIKKMTKGDIVTLKGKCTSVGEVLGYSLDIDSIE is encoded by the coding sequence ATGAAAAAGAAACACACAGTAAGAAACATTGTTATTGCGGTAGTCGCTTTGGTGATTATCGTCTCTTCGCTGGGCAGCAAGGGCAGTAAAGACTCTGGTTCGCAAGCCAATACAGAGACAACAACTGTTGAAGAGACAACCGCTGCTACAATTGAATATGCTCCATACAATGTTTCAGAAATGATGAGTGACCTTAAAGCAAATGCCATGAATGCTTCTGATAAATACAAGGGGCAGTATATTGAAGTCACAGGAAAGCTCAGCAATATTGACAGCAGTGGAAAATATATCGATCTCCTGCCGGATGAGGATTTTGCCATGATAGGAGTTCAGTGTTATATCAAATCTGATGAGCAAAAAGACGCTATAAAGAAGATGACCAAAGGCGACATTGTTACGTTAAAAGGAAAATGCACAAGTGTGGGAGAGGTTCTTGGCTATAGCCTTGATATTGATAGCATCGAATAA
- a CDS encoding helix-turn-helix domain-containing protein: MCLSKNIRYLRRKYNLSQDNIASRLGYKSYTTIQKWEMGISEPSIAKLRELAKIFNVDINDMTSKDIEELERLGASENTYYTNPDTAKTAQEIFDNKELRVLFDAARDADPNDLKVATELLKSLKERALGLNNDD, translated from the coding sequence ATGTGTTTATCAAAGAACATTCGTTATCTAAGAAGAAAGTACAATCTTTCACAGGATAACATCGCTAGCAGACTAGGTTATAAGTCCTATACCACCATTCAAAAATGGGAAATGGGTATCTCTGAGCCTTCCATAGCAAAACTTCGAGAGCTTGCTAAAATATTCAATGTTGACATAAATGATATGACATCTAAAGATATTGAAGAATTGGAGCGCTTGGGTGCATCCGAAAATACCTATTACACTAATCCCGACACTGCTAAAACAGCTCAGGAAATCTTCGATAACAAAGAACTTCGCGTGCTCTTTGATGCGGCAAGGGATGCCGACCCAAACGATTTAAAGGTTGCCACTGAATTATTGAAATCCTTAAAAGAAAGGGCTTTAGGGCTGAACAACGATGATTGA
- a CDS encoding helix-turn-helix transcriptional regulator: protein MDDVRQYTLKELRARKDETQEETAKALGVSTQTYNAWEKNISNVAVSKVLAVARHFGVKISDIFLP, encoded by the coding sequence TTGGATGATGTAAGGCAGTATACCTTAAAGGAATTGCGAGCAAGAAAAGATGAGACACAAGAGGAGACTGCTAAGGCATTAGGAGTTTCAACGCAAACGTATAATGCATGGGAAAAAAATATTTCTAATGTAGCGGTAAGTAAAGTATTAGCTGTAGCTAGACATTTTGGTGTCAAAATAAGTGATATTTTTTTGCCATAA
- a CDS encoding DUF2513 domain-containing protein: MKLNPDCVRTLLLSIEDETTYYNSWDYKSNNPPSSLNRYSPEEVAYHARQCALSNLIEELHVYGNCEHIQIKDLTPQGHEFLANIREHSVWSKTKSIASIVGSKSLSTLVQISAAVITELVKCNLGLT, translated from the coding sequence ATGAAACTAAACCCCGATTGCGTAAGAACCTTACTGCTTTCCATTGAAGATGAAACCACTTATTACAATTCTTGGGATTACAAGTCTAATAATCCACCAAGTAGCCTTAATCGCTACTCTCCAGAAGAAGTCGCCTATCACGCACGGCAATGCGCACTTAGCAATTTAATCGAAGAATTACATGTGTATGGAAATTGCGAGCATATACAAATCAAGGATTTAACTCCTCAAGGGCATGAGTTTCTTGCCAATATTCGAGAACATAGTGTATGGAGTAAAACAAAATCCATCGCCTCCATTGTTGGCTCCAAGTCGTTGTCTACCCTCGTGCAAATTTCAGCGGCAGTAATTACCGAATTGGTCAAGTGCAATTTAGGCCTTACCTAA
- a CDS encoding siphovirus Gp157 family protein — MTFYDLTEEYMQVLRMAEDPEVDETALRDTLEGLSGEIEDKVDGYCGVIAQLSSDAKGLDAQIARMAEMKASLERNIRRMKQTLQSNMELIGKPKVKTPLFSVWIQKNVPSLKLDVEDPKQLPAEYLIPQDPKINTQKIKDELKAGEKLPFARLEQSASLRIR, encoded by the coding sequence ATGACATTTTATGACTTGACGGAAGAGTATATGCAGGTGCTTCGTATGGCAGAGGATCCGGAGGTTGACGAGACCGCCCTCCGGGACACGCTGGAGGGGCTCTCCGGGGAGATTGAGGACAAGGTGGACGGGTACTGCGGCGTGATCGCGCAGCTGTCCTCCGATGCGAAGGGGCTGGATGCACAGATTGCGCGCATGGCAGAAATGAAAGCTTCGCTTGAACGGAACATCCGGAGGATGAAGCAGACCCTCCAGAGCAATATGGAGCTGATCGGGAAGCCGAAGGTCAAGACACCGCTCTTTAGCGTCTGGATCCAGAAGAATGTGCCGAGCCTGAAGCTTGATGTGGAGGATCCGAAGCAGCTTCCGGCGGAGTACCTGATCCCGCAGGACCCGAAGATAAATACGCAGAAAATCAAGGATGAACTGAAGGCGGGCGAGAAGCTTCCCTTCGCGCGTCTGGAACAGTCGGCTTCGCTTCGCATCAGATAA
- a CDS encoding AAA family ATPase, with translation MAIPVLIIGKSGSGKSTSLMHCQTDDWNLIRVLKKPLPFKGKINGWSTDDYQTIMKCMFQSQAKGIVIDDAGYLITNQFMRGHSNAGSGNAVFGFYNTIADNFWNLIQFIQNKVQDDKIIYVLMHEETDENGATKAKTIGKLLDEKVCVEGMFTIVLHCVIDNDEHRFMTQTENGAVSKSPVGMFEDRSIPNDLAFVDRTIREYYELEAIKYSDIQEEK, from the coding sequence ATGGCAATTCCTGTACTAATTATAGGCAAATCCGGAAGCGGAAAATCAACCAGCCTGATGCATTGCCAGACAGATGACTGGAACCTGATTCGTGTACTTAAAAAGCCGCTTCCATTCAAAGGGAAGATCAATGGATGGAGTACAGACGATTATCAAACGATCATGAAATGCATGTTTCAGAGTCAGGCAAAGGGGATTGTGATTGATGATGCCGGATATCTGATCACCAATCAGTTTATGCGCGGCCATTCAAATGCCGGCAGCGGGAACGCGGTATTCGGCTTTTACAATACGATCGCAGATAACTTCTGGAACCTGATCCAATTTATACAGAATAAAGTACAGGATGACAAGATTATCTATGTACTCATGCATGAGGAAACGGACGAGAACGGAGCGACCAAAGCAAAAACGATTGGGAAATTGCTGGATGAAAAAGTGTGTGTCGAGGGAATGTTTACGATCGTTCTGCACTGCGTGATTGATAATGACGAACACAGATTCATGACGCAGACGGAAAACGGGGCGGTGAGCAAATCGCCGGTCGGGATGTTCGAAGACAGGAGCATCCCGAATGACCTGGCATTTGTTGACAGAACCATTCGTGAATATTACGAGCTGGAAGCAATTAAATATTCAGATATACAGGAGGAGAAGTAA
- a CDS encoding ATP-dependent DNA helicase, with protein sequence MRENVKLSADQEAAFQIMEAGENCFLTGKAGTGKSLLIKKFIGKCKDDNKNVIVCASTGAAAQGLSEFYASTIHRAFGLKAKGIVGLPKKAKEEIISADVIIIDEISMARIDLFEHVAKAVQLASDKKNHDEAILAKKEGRDPDHKPIQLIVVGDFTQLPPVVTINDRDAMKSMFGSKKFAFQSKLWGEMQFQPLVLTQVHRQDKDQEYAERLNAIRRCDIGNDPFGEVLDWFNLNTAKKEFNTENSIILCGKNATAKEENEKRINEIDGSNYVSVAEIDGDADMASVNCEYELVYKPGAKVLIIANNPDSGYFNGSSGIIKKCGSDKYGDYVIVDIYGQDGTIKSEDVEVRKNVFKVNKPFVEESTIEELDAADQPIIRTVKTVKNKEVGSIKQFPFKLGWAITIHKAQGMTLTSGVNLKPEIWDSGQLYVALSRVDNRENIYIDGLLDIKNWKLDPAVAKFYEKIDKEWA encoded by the coding sequence ATGAGAGAAAATGTAAAGCTGTCAGCTGACCAGGAAGCGGCCTTTCAGATCATGGAAGCAGGTGAAAACTGCTTCCTGACCGGGAAAGCCGGCACCGGAAAAAGTCTGCTGATAAAGAAATTTATTGGAAAGTGCAAAGATGATAATAAGAATGTAATTGTTTGTGCTTCAACAGGCGCTGCGGCGCAGGGGCTGAGTGAGTTTTACGCCAGTACGATTCACAGGGCATTCGGGCTTAAAGCCAAAGGAATCGTCGGGCTCCCTAAAAAGGCTAAGGAAGAAATCATTTCAGCCGACGTTATCATCATCGACGAAATATCAATGGCAAGAATTGACCTTTTCGAACATGTCGCAAAGGCTGTCCAGCTTGCCAGCGATAAAAAGAACCACGATGAAGCAATACTTGCTAAGAAAGAAGGCCGGGATCCGGACCATAAACCAATTCAGCTTATTGTTGTTGGCGATTTCACACAGCTTCCGCCGGTCGTTACGATTAACGACCGGGACGCCATGAAGAGCATGTTTGGAAGCAAGAAATTTGCATTCCAGTCAAAGCTCTGGGGCGAAATGCAATTCCAGCCGCTTGTTCTCACACAGGTACACCGGCAGGATAAGGATCAGGAATATGCGGAACGTCTCAACGCTATCAGAAGATGTGACATAGGGAATGATCCATTTGGGGAAGTGTTGGACTGGTTCAACCTTAACACGGCAAAGAAAGAATTCAACACTGAAAATTCTATCATCCTGTGCGGGAAAAACGCCACAGCAAAAGAAGAAAACGAAAAGCGCATCAATGAAATTGATGGAAGCAATTATGTCTCCGTTGCGGAAATTGATGGAGACGCAGATATGGCGTCCGTTAATTGCGAATATGAGCTGGTTTACAAGCCGGGCGCAAAAGTCCTGATAATCGCAAACAACCCGGACAGCGGCTATTTCAATGGCTCTTCCGGCATTATCAAGAAGTGCGGATCAGACAAATACGGAGACTATGTGATCGTTGATATCTATGGGCAGGACGGGACAATCAAGTCGGAAGATGTCGAGGTCAGGAAGAATGTATTTAAAGTGAATAAGCCCTTCGTCGAGGAATCTACAATAGAAGAACTGGACGCTGCGGATCAACCGATAATTAGGACGGTTAAAACCGTGAAAAACAAGGAAGTCGGATCTATTAAACAGTTCCCCTTTAAGCTGGGTTGGGCTATCACCATTCACAAGGCGCAGGGAATGACGTTAACCTCCGGGGTCAATCTTAAGCCGGAAATCTGGGATAGCGGGCAGCTTTATGTCGCGCTGTCAAGGGTGGACAACAGAGAAAACATTTACATAGACGGCCTGCTGGATATCAAAAACTGGAAACTGGATCCCGCGGTGGCGAAATTCTACGAAAAAATAGATAAGGAGTGGGCATGA
- a CDS encoding ERCC4 domain-containing protein, with product MQIQVDSREHASEWRRIKAQFDALGVEYFRSKLWVGDYMSLDNPRLVIDRKKDLLEICGNVTQQHERFRNELVRAQNAGIKLVILCEHGQGIEKLEDVLFWENPRQSIREWVVKDGRHVQVPKYPRATSGHALYKSLCTIRDQYGVDMLFCSPKETGKKIIEILKT from the coding sequence ATTCAGATTCAGGTGGATTCCAGGGAGCATGCATCCGAATGGAGAAGGATCAAAGCTCAATTTGACGCCCTGGGAGTGGAATATTTCCGGTCAAAGCTATGGGTCGGGGATTATATGTCGCTGGACAATCCAAGGCTTGTAATCGACCGAAAAAAGGATCTCTTAGAGATATGCGGCAATGTTACGCAGCAGCATGAACGCTTTCGAAACGAGCTTGTGCGAGCGCAGAATGCCGGGATTAAGCTGGTGATCCTCTGTGAGCATGGGCAGGGGATAGAAAAGCTCGAAGATGTGCTGTTTTGGGAGAATCCGAGGCAGAGCATCCGGGAATGGGTGGTTAAGGACGGCAGGCATGTACAGGTTCCCAAATATCCAAGGGCGACAAGCGGCCATGCGCTGTACAAATCGCTGTGTACGATCAGAGACCAGTATGGGGTGGATATGTTGTTCTGCAGCCCAAAAGAAACAGGGAAGAAGATCATAGAGATTTTGAAAACGTAG
- a CDS encoding DUF927 domain-containing protein, with product MNIEHPEKLTIEEILSEELLDAVYEEKDLVQRQIIIGQIMARAKELKIKQNYQELIKAKNKKIKDETKSESAVICGTQIDQRAVVNQADLFIGDTEIKPVTGKWIVNPEEGIYYWYGQFKVYAAYYPIIISKRFNNRENGKEEVELQWLKDTDKDGDLITHSFKVSKSIVSSNTKIVMLSDYGFPVTSETSRALVSYLSDYEKLNPHLIEHKISTGRLGWIDRRFMPYDIGQKGNNYVLSFPPNSANLGQAVKYSGSYEEWLKLALGVRKSKQQAALAVMAASFGSVILPVLGMLPALINCYGISGCGKTVLLNLAMSIWGDPRYLIAESTSTTNNLEQSLNLMNHLPFGVDDLSKITNKGGGIEKLSEMIYMLCSGQGKGRLNRNLEFRDTSKWCNFILTNIERPLADNSMQGGAINRVIDFQIQERIFEDGNRAVNICKSSYGHAGMVFIRIVQERFDELRGIVEKYEALLAEHAAKSGHVKEQKQILPMAVILAADELSGAIFNDGIRLDIDYCVESLKNVDEVSEMERALQHIEDEVAINRMHYVPDGINDDGDRYYRSTIFGYQTEESVAFVKAAFEDIARKYNFSAKQFLSWADKKGILDHNPGRNDKRMTIPTLDKRQYCYVILVNNDDFIEENPFNMTEKEPTFD from the coding sequence TTGAACATTGAACATCCGGAGAAATTGACAATCGAAGAAATCCTTTCAGAAGAGCTGCTCGATGCGGTTTATGAGGAAAAAGACCTTGTCCAGCGCCAGATTATTATAGGACAGATCATGGCTCGTGCAAAAGAGCTGAAGATAAAACAAAATTATCAGGAGCTTATCAAGGCGAAGAATAAGAAGATCAAAGATGAGACCAAATCTGAGAGCGCCGTCATTTGCGGCACGCAGATCGATCAGAGGGCTGTAGTGAATCAAGCTGATCTGTTTATCGGTGACACGGAGATCAAGCCTGTCACCGGTAAATGGATAGTGAATCCAGAAGAAGGGATTTACTACTGGTACGGGCAATTCAAGGTCTATGCGGCCTACTATCCGATCATCATATCAAAACGATTTAACAACCGTGAGAATGGAAAGGAAGAGGTGGAACTGCAATGGCTCAAAGATACCGACAAGGACGGCGACCTGATTACGCACAGTTTCAAGGTCAGCAAAAGCATCGTCTCGTCGAACACGAAGATTGTTATGCTGTCGGACTATGGTTTTCCGGTCACGTCAGAAACATCGAGGGCGCTTGTGTCATATCTTTCAGACTATGAAAAATTAAATCCACATCTGATCGAGCATAAAATAAGCACCGGCCGGCTGGGATGGATAGACCGCCGCTTCATGCCGTATGACATAGGGCAGAAAGGCAACAACTATGTGCTCAGTTTTCCGCCAAACAGCGCCAATCTGGGACAGGCTGTTAAATATTCAGGAAGTTATGAAGAGTGGCTTAAGCTTGCCCTGGGAGTGCGCAAATCCAAACAACAGGCAGCGTTGGCAGTTATGGCGGCATCATTTGGCAGTGTGATACTTCCCGTACTGGGAATGCTCCCGGCACTGATAAATTGTTACGGCATATCAGGCTGCGGAAAAACCGTACTTTTGAACCTGGCGATGTCCATATGGGGAGACCCACGGTATCTGATTGCAGAAAGCACATCAACGACAAATAATCTTGAACAATCGCTTAATCTGATGAATCATCTGCCGTTTGGAGTAGATGATCTTTCAAAGATTACAAATAAGGGCGGCGGAATCGAAAAGTTATCAGAAATGATTTATATGCTGTGCTCCGGGCAAGGAAAGGGCAGGCTCAACAGAAATCTTGAATTCCGGGATACATCCAAATGGTGCAACTTCATCTTAACGAACATAGAGCGTCCCCTTGCCGATAATTCCATGCAGGGCGGAGCCATAAACCGTGTGATAGATTTCCAGATTCAAGAAAGGATTTTCGAGGACGGAAACAGAGCTGTAAATATTTGCAAAAGTTCTTACGGTCATGCGGGCATGGTATTTATCCGCATTGTCCAAGAGAGGTTTGATGAGCTCCGGGGGATTGTCGAAAAGTACGAGGCGTTGCTGGCTGAACATGCGGCGAAATCAGGGCATGTAAAGGAGCAAAAGCAGATCCTTCCCATGGCGGTAATACTGGCGGCGGACGAGCTTTCGGGGGCAATATTCAATGACGGGATCAGGCTGGACATAGATTACTGCGTGGAAAGCCTGAAGAACGTCGATGAGGTATCGGAAATGGAGCGGGCACTGCAGCACATAGAGGACGAGGTGGCGATCAATCGGATGCACTATGTGCCGGACGGGATCAACGACGACGGGGATCGGTATTACAGATCAACGATATTTGGTTACCAGACAGAAGAGAGCGTTGCTTTTGTGAAGGCGGCGTTCGAGGACATCGCGAGAAAATACAATTTCAGCGCGAAGCAGTTCCTGAGCTGGGCGGATAAGAAAGGGATTCTGGATCATAATCCGGGAAGGAATGATAAAAGAATGACAATACCTACACTTGATAAAAGACAATACTGTTATGTTATTTTGGTGAATAATGACGATTTTATCGAAGAAAATCCGTTCAATATGACCGAAAAAGAACCTACGTTCGACTGA